A genomic stretch from Gemmatimonadaceae bacterium includes:
- the rimI gene encoding ribosomal protein S18-alanine N-acetyltransferase, whose protein sequence is MMARVGLVHDDDIATIADIERRSFSDPWSERAFYDVLSHSRMYFACARRDVSDSAAATRVLGYVVAWFAGGEGEIANLAVDPEARGHGVGSALLDAALEEARRQRTDEVFLEVRSSNLRARQLYESRGFAEVGRRRRYYRQPVEDAVILRRTEPAAVNPHSQL, encoded by the coding sequence ATGATGGCGCGCGTGGGTCTGGTCCACGATGACGATATCGCGACAATTGCGGATATCGAACGCCGGTCATTTTCCGATCCTTGGTCGGAGCGGGCTTTCTACGACGTTCTGAGTCACTCGCGGATGTACTTCGCGTGCGCGCGGCGTGATGTGTCGGACAGCGCTGCCGCAACACGAGTGCTCGGTTATGTTGTCGCGTGGTTCGCTGGCGGCGAGGGTGAGATCGCGAACCTCGCGGTCGATCCTGAAGCCCGTGGACATGGCGTCGGGTCGGCGCTGCTCGATGCCGCGCTCGAGGAAGCCAGACGCCAGAGGACCGACGAGGTGTTTCTCGAGGTTCGAAGCTCCAATCTGAGGGCGAGGCAATTGTATGAGTCACGTGGATTCGCCGAGGTCGGACGTCGCCGTCGCTACTATCGTCAGCCGGTGGAAGACGCCGTGATCCTGCGCAGAACGGAGCCGGCCGCTGTTAATCCACATTCTCAGCTGTAA
- the tsaB gene encoding tRNA (adenosine(37)-N6)-threonylcarbamoyltransferase complex dimerization subunit type 1 TsaB, which translates to MITLVVDASTYVGTTAVLRDGHVLAEAEAAMRGRESEALMPAVAATISRAGVMARDLSRVLCGAGPGSFTSLRIAASIAKGIAMGIGCPLYAVSSLALLAAGDGEPRPGRYLAVLDALRGEAYVAGYSVEASGAIGVLMSERLISQQDVVNVARNLGATTMGRGQKIERAPHARGAMALESIIAASGPIDLANWEPGYGRKAEAQMRWEAAHGQPLPVDGTPS; encoded by the coding sequence GTGATCACGCTCGTCGTCGACGCCTCGACGTACGTCGGAACCACGGCTGTCTTGCGCGACGGACACGTCCTCGCCGAGGCCGAGGCGGCGATGCGAGGACGCGAATCGGAGGCGCTGATGCCCGCGGTCGCGGCGACCATTTCGCGCGCGGGCGTCATGGCGCGCGATCTGTCTCGAGTCCTGTGCGGCGCTGGTCCAGGAAGCTTCACGAGCCTTCGGATCGCCGCGTCCATCGCCAAGGGAATCGCGATGGGCATCGGTTGTCCGCTCTACGCGGTCTCTTCGCTGGCACTTCTTGCCGCCGGTGACGGCGAGCCGCGACCGGGGCGATATCTCGCTGTCCTCGACGCGCTGCGAGGTGAAGCGTACGTTGCCGGCTACTCGGTCGAGGCGAGCGGAGCGATTGGAGTCCTCATGTCGGAGCGTCTAATAAGCCAGCAGGATGTCGTGAACGTGGCGAGAAACCTTGGCGCCACAACGATGGGACGCGGGCAGAAGATCGAGCGCGCGCCTCACGCTCGCGGCGCGATGGCTCTCGAATCGATTATCGCTGCAAGCGGGCCCATCGACCTGGCCAATTGGGAGCCTGGCTACGGGCGTAAGGCGGAAGCGCAAATGCGATGGGAGGCGGCCCATGGCCAACCGCTGCCAGTGGACGGGACACCCTCATGA
- the tsaE gene encoding tRNA (adenosine(37)-N6)-threonylcarbamoyltransferase complex ATPase subunit type 1 TsaE, which translates to MDGHRQPVPPLAARGHLALTESELVEWGERFGRAVRPPLVVALSGDLGSGKTTLARAICRGYGVPNEITSPTFTLVHEFSGSRSPVFHLDLYRLRGPDELPNLGWDEILASDALILIEWAERAGDLLPSDHVPIHLQHLPEDPTRRLLYAGGHVGEQKFGDHG; encoded by the coding sequence ATGGACGGCCATCGGCAGCCGGTGCCGCCGCTCGCGGCGCGAGGACACCTCGCCCTCACCGAGTCCGAGCTCGTCGAATGGGGAGAGCGCTTTGGGCGCGCCGTGCGCCCTCCGCTGGTGGTCGCGCTCAGCGGCGATCTCGGTTCGGGAAAGACAACCCTCGCGCGCGCCATCTGTCGCGGATACGGCGTGCCTAACGAAATAACCAGCCCGACGTTCACACTCGTTCACGAGTTCTCGGGTTCGCGCTCACCCGTGTTTCATCTCGACCTGTATCGGTTGCGCGGACCGGACGAGCTTCCGAACCTCGGCTGGGACGAGATTCTCGCGTCGGATGCGCTGATCCTCATCGAGTGGGCGGAGCGCGCGGGTGATCTGCTTCCGAGCGACCACGTGCCGATCCACCTGCAGCACCTTCCCGAGGACCCGACGCGGCGTCTTCTGTATGCCGGTGGTCATGTCGGCGAGCAAAAGTTCGGAGATCACGGGTGA